A single region of the Phaenicophaeus curvirostris isolate KB17595 chromosome 4, BPBGC_Pcur_1.0, whole genome shotgun sequence genome encodes:
- the PURG gene encoding purine-rich element-binding protein gamma isoform X1, which produces MERGRGGGGRNLGGSGLHRSIYSQSQQPYHYPASSQEGCMEIQELASKRVDIQKKRFYLDVKQSSRGRFLKIAEVWIGRGRQDNIRKSKLTLSLSVAAELKDCLGDFIEHYAHLGLKGGHGHRHEHSNDKEHHPRRRQQHPPPSPPVSVGSEEHPHSVLKTEYIERDNRKYYLDLKENQRGRFLRIRQTMSRGPGMMGYFGHSLGQEQTIVLPAQGMIEFRDALVQLIEEYGEGDIEDRRGAGDEPPELPEGTSFRVDNKRFYFDVGSNRYGIFLKVSEVRPPYRNTITVPYKAWTRFGENFIKYEEEMRRIYNSHKEKRMDARGDSGEEQEGLE; this is translated from the coding sequence atggaaagagggagaggaggaggaggaaggaaccTGGGAGGCTCTGGCCTGCACAGGAGCATTTATTCCCAGTCCCAGCAGCCGTACCATTACCCAGCCTCCTCCCAGGAGGGCTGCATGGAGATCCAGGAGCTGGCCTCCAAGAGGGTGGACATCCAGAAAAAGCGGTTTTATCTGGATGTGAAACAGAGCTCCCGAGGCCGCTTCCTGAAGATCGCCGAGGTCTGGATAGGAAGAGGCAGGCAGGACAATATCAGGAAGAGCAAGCTGACCCTCTCCTTGTCGGTGGCCGCTGAGCTGAAGGACTGTTTGGGGGACTTCATCGAGCACTACGCCCACCTGGGCCTGAAAGGCGGCCACGGTCACCGGCACGAGCACAGCAATGACAAAGAGCATCATCCCCGGAGGCGACAGCAGCACCCGCCACCCTCGCCTCCGGTGTCTGTCGGCTCCGAAGAGCACCCTCACAGCGTCCTCAAAACGGAGTACATTGAGAGGGACAACAGGAAGTATTACCTGGACCTGAAGGAGAATCAGCGAGGGCGCTTCTTGCGGATTAGACAAACCATGAGTAGAGGACCTGGCATGATGGGTTATTTTGGCCACAGCTTGGGACAGGAGCAGACGATCGTCCTTCCAGCGCAAGGGATGATTGAGTTCAGGGATGCTTTGGTCCAGCTTATCGAAGAATATGGCGAGGGGGACATAGAGGATCGCCGGGGGGCAGGCGACGAGCCCCCAGAGCTCCCTGAGGGCACCTCCTTCCGAGTGGACAACAAGCGCTTCTATTTCGACGTGGGATCCAACAGGTATGGCATTTTCCTGAAGGTAAGTGAGGTGAGGCCGCCCTACCGTAACACCATCACAGTTCCCTACAAAGCGTGGACACGGTTTGGGGAAAATTTTATCAAGTACGAAGAAGAGATGAGGAGAATTTACAACAgccataaagaaaaaagaatggatGCCAGAGGGGACAGTGGTGAAGAGCAAGAGGGTCTTGAATAG
- the PURG gene encoding purine-rich element-binding protein gamma isoform X2, protein MERGRGGGGRNLGGSGLHRSIYSQSQQPYHYPASSQEGCMEIQELASKRVDIQKKRFYLDVKQSSRGRFLKIAEVWIGRGRQDNIRKSKLTLSLSVAAELKDCLGDFIEHYAHLGLKGGHGHRHEHSNDKEHHPRRRQQHPPPSPPVSVGSEEHPHSVLKTEYIERDNRKYYLDLKENQRGRFLRIRQTMSRGPGMMGYFGHSLGQEQTIVLPAQGMIEFRDALVQLIEEYGEGDIEDRRGAGDEPPELPEGTSFRVDNKRFYFDVGSNSLSSPDPSIQ, encoded by the coding sequence atggaaagagggagaggaggaggaggaaggaaccTGGGAGGCTCTGGCCTGCACAGGAGCATTTATTCCCAGTCCCAGCAGCCGTACCATTACCCAGCCTCCTCCCAGGAGGGCTGCATGGAGATCCAGGAGCTGGCCTCCAAGAGGGTGGACATCCAGAAAAAGCGGTTTTATCTGGATGTGAAACAGAGCTCCCGAGGCCGCTTCCTGAAGATCGCCGAGGTCTGGATAGGAAGAGGCAGGCAGGACAATATCAGGAAGAGCAAGCTGACCCTCTCCTTGTCGGTGGCCGCTGAGCTGAAGGACTGTTTGGGGGACTTCATCGAGCACTACGCCCACCTGGGCCTGAAAGGCGGCCACGGTCACCGGCACGAGCACAGCAATGACAAAGAGCATCATCCCCGGAGGCGACAGCAGCACCCGCCACCCTCGCCTCCGGTGTCTGTCGGCTCCGAAGAGCACCCTCACAGCGTCCTCAAAACGGAGTACATTGAGAGGGACAACAGGAAGTATTACCTGGACCTGAAGGAGAATCAGCGAGGGCGCTTCTTGCGGATTAGACAAACCATGAGTAGAGGACCTGGCATGATGGGTTATTTTGGCCACAGCTTGGGACAGGAGCAGACGATCGTCCTTCCAGCGCAAGGGATGATTGAGTTCAGGGATGCTTTGGTCCAGCTTATCGAAGAATATGGCGAGGGGGACATAGAGGATCGCCGGGGGGCAGGCGACGAGCCCCCAGAGCTCCCTGAGGGCACCTCCTTCCGAGTGGACAACAAGCGCTTCTATTTCGACGTGGGATCCAACAG